The following nucleotide sequence is from Mucilaginibacter sp. cycad4.
CGGAAGATGAACTCTCTGAAGTAGTTGTAGTAGTTGTGGCGGTATCCGCATCTTTTTTGCAGGCTTCAACCAACACTGACGATGACACTGCGCCGATTACCAGGCTTTTTAAAAAGTTCTTTCTTTCCATTGTATGTTCTCCTTTTAAGTTTAATCTAATCTGTTGATTCAAAAGTAAAAGCGATGCTGTTGGTATTAAAACATGTGTCGGTTATCTGCCTTTTTTGTGTCGATAAACGGCAAATTATTGGTGTGCGGGAAGATAAGATTGTATAAACATACAGTTGCATGACAACTTTAAACCGTCAAATTTCTCTATCTTTGCATGTTTTTTTGAGAGTAGATAATATTTATGGCATTAAAAAGTAGTGCGGTGATTACCGGTGTAGGCGGCTATGTTCCTGACAACATTTTAACTAACAATGATTTAGAAAAAATGGTTGAAACTAACAGCGACTGGATAGTTTCGCGTACAGGGATCAAAGAAAGAAGGATCCTCGCCGACAGATCGATGGCTACTTCAGACATGGCGGCCTTTGCAGTAAAAAATTTACTTAAAAATGCCAAAGTTGATCCTTCTGAAATTGACTGTGTTATTGTAGCTACTTCAACCCCAGATTATCTGCTCATCTCTACGGCCAGTATTGTTTGCGATAAATGCGGATTAAGCAACGCCTGGGCATCTGATGTTAATGCGGCATGCAGCGGTTTCCTTTATGCCTTTACACTTGGCTCAAGCCTGGTTGAAAGCAACCGTTATAAAAAAGTAATCGTTATCGGGGCCGATCAAAACAGTGCTATTGTAAACTATGCCGACCGCAACACCTGTATCCTTTTTGGGGATGGCGCCGGTGCGGTACTGCTTGAACCATCAACCGAAGATCTCGGTGTTATCGACAGCGTGTTTAAAACAGATGGGCATGGCAGGGAACATTTATATGTACCCGGCGGCGGTTCTATGAACCCGGCCTCGGAAGAAACCATTGACGGCAAACTGCATTATATACGCCAGGACGGTCGCGTAGTTTTCAAAGCTGCCATTAAAGGCATGACTGAAAGCTGCACAGCTGTACTGCAGCGCAACAACCTTACCATAGATGATATCAACTGGCTAATCCCCCACCAGGCTAATTACCGCATTATCCACGCTGTAGGTGATGCTTTGGGTTTACCTGAAAGCCGTGTGAAGATCAACATCGACCGTTATGGCAACACTACAGCCGCTACCATCCCGCTGGCGTTGTGGGATTATAAAGAAGATTTCAAAGAGAACGATAACATGATCCTGACAGCATTTGGTGCAGGCTTTTCATGGGGCGCTACCTATCTAAAGTGGGGTAAATTGAGATAAGCCCCACCCCACCCTCCCCGGGAGGGAGGGCTTAAAATAAAATTATTTTCCCTTTCCCGGAGGGAGAAGTTTCGTGCCGGCGAGCAAATGATACAAACCTCTATGACAACTGAAGAACGGATTAAAGAATCGGAATCGCGAATATTTAAAACAGTGTTCCCGAGCGATACCAACCATTACGACACGCTTTTCGGAGGTTCGGCAATGGCTATGATGGATGAAGTAGCTTTTATTACGGCTACCCGCTTCACGCGTAAAAAAATGGTTACCGTATCATCCGACAGGATTGACTTTAACCGCCCAATCCCCGCCGGTACCATTATT
It contains:
- a CDS encoding beta-ketoacyl-ACP synthase III; the protein is MALKSSAVITGVGGYVPDNILTNNDLEKMVETNSDWIVSRTGIKERRILADRSMATSDMAAFAVKNLLKNAKVDPSEIDCVIVATSTPDYLLISTASIVCDKCGLSNAWASDVNAACSGFLYAFTLGSSLVESNRYKKVIVIGADQNSAIVNYADRNTCILFGDGAGAVLLEPSTEDLGVIDSVFKTDGHGREHLYVPGGGSMNPASEETIDGKLHYIRQDGRVVFKAAIKGMTESCTAVLQRNNLTIDDINWLIPHQANYRIIHAVGDALGLPESRVKINIDRYGNTTAATIPLALWDYKEDFKENDNMILTAFGAGFSWGATYLKWGKLR
- a CDS encoding acyl-CoA thioesterase, with the protein product MTTEERIKESESRIFKTVFPSDTNHYDTLFGGSAMAMMDEVAFITATRFTRKKMVTVSSDRIDFNRPIPAGTIIELVGRISHIGNTSLKVLVEIYIEEMYSFVREKAITGTFTFVAIDDHKHPVSVL